From a single Chitinophaga sp. Cy-1792 genomic region:
- a CDS encoding RNA polymerase sigma-70 factor → MHTSDHSLSDEALIQLLRQDDKEVFSIIYNRYWDKLLVYVMRAVKVQLEAEDIVQELFISLWKRRNELTINTSLSSYLFTSARYMSVRHIERNISRNTYQELLLHFMDESYFNEPAPEKAFNNKEMGLQLEAAIAQLPGKMQQVFRLSREYNLSYHEIATRLNISEETVRKQIHRALKLLRIHLKDLSVCVFVSIIFR, encoded by the coding sequence ATGCATACTTCCGATCACAGTTTATCAGACGAAGCGCTGATACAGCTTTTGCGACAGGATGATAAAGAAGTATTTTCCATCATCTACAACAGATATTGGGATAAGCTGCTGGTATATGTTATGCGTGCTGTAAAAGTGCAGCTGGAAGCAGAAGATATAGTTCAGGAATTGTTTATTTCCCTGTGGAAACGAAGAAATGAACTGACAATCAATACTTCATTATCCAGCTACCTGTTTACCAGCGCCAGGTATATGTCTGTCAGACATATTGAAAGGAATATCAGCAGGAATACTTATCAGGAGCTGCTGTTACACTTCATGGACGAGTCATATTTCAATGAGCCTGCCCCCGAAAAAGCCTTTAATAATAAAGAGATGGGGTTGCAGCTGGAGGCTGCCATTGCGCAACTTCCCGGAAAAATGCAACAGGTTTTTCGCCTGAGCAGGGAATATAATCTCAGTTATCATGAAATAGCCACCCGGCTGAATATTTCTGAAGAAACTGTCAGGAAGCAGATCCATCGCGCCTTAAAACTTCTCCGGATTCATCTGAAAGACTTATCCGTCTGCGTTTTTGTGTCTATTATTTTCAGATGA
- a CDS encoding FecR family protein, which translates to MQKEKARELLAKYQQGLCTAEENAIVEAWFKKVQQGSDWEIPEQDATDIRLRMLSKIMEQTDEIVRPAGKIRFLNRYRWYAAASLLLLVSAMSFFWWTSFRNTKRSIIYSEAAKVLPGRTGAILTLSNGETVLLDSAGNGVIATQGGTSIVKDQDQIKYHPESGSKDIVYNTITTPTGRTFKVMLPDSSHVWLNAESSITYPTAFAGKDREVSITGEVYFEVTHKTGINFRVKAGSETFEDLGTSFNINAYTDEPNLKGTLVEGALKIRDVIMRPENQVMIARSGKMQLLENVDVENVVAWKNGNFHFNSVDIHTIMRQVGRWYGVNIEYEGTFEETYSGGISRNVKLAELLHILEVTGKLNFEFRDRTIIIKS; encoded by the coding sequence ATGCAGAAAGAAAAAGCACGGGAATTGCTGGCAAAATACCAGCAGGGACTATGTACTGCCGAGGAAAACGCAATAGTAGAGGCATGGTTTAAGAAGGTACAGCAGGGCTCCGACTGGGAAATACCCGAACAGGATGCGACCGACATACGTTTGCGTATGCTCAGTAAAATAATGGAACAAACAGACGAAATCGTGCGTCCTGCCGGCAAAATCCGCTTTTTGAACCGGTACCGCTGGTATGCCGCGGCATCGCTGTTATTGCTTGTTTCCGCCATGAGTTTCTTCTGGTGGACAAGTTTCCGGAATACCAAGCGATCTATTATATATAGTGAAGCTGCAAAGGTATTGCCTGGCAGAACGGGCGCTATCCTAACATTATCCAATGGAGAAACAGTATTGCTGGACTCAGCAGGGAATGGTGTCATAGCCACGCAGGGCGGTACTTCTATTGTTAAAGACCAGGATCAGATAAAATATCATCCGGAAAGCGGAAGTAAGGATATCGTTTATAACACCATCACTACGCCAACAGGACGTACTTTCAAGGTAATGCTGCCCGATAGCTCACATGTATGGTTAAACGCAGAATCGTCTATCACCTATCCTACTGCGTTTGCGGGGAAAGACCGTGAAGTAAGCATTACCGGAGAAGTATATTTTGAGGTTACACATAAAACCGGAATCAATTTCAGGGTAAAAGCCGGCTCAGAGACCTTTGAGGACCTGGGTACCAGTTTTAACATCAATGCCTATACGGACGAGCCTAATCTGAAAGGCACGCTGGTAGAAGGAGCATTGAAAATCCGCGATGTAATCATGCGTCCCGAAAATCAGGTAATGATTGCCCGCTCCGGAAAAATGCAATTATTGGAAAATGTTGATGTAGAAAATGTAGTGGCCTGGAAAAATGGGAATTTCCATTTCAATAGCGTGGATATTCACACTATAATGCGCCAGGTAGGCCGCTGGTATGGTGTAAATATTGAGTACGAAGGAACGTTTGAAGAAACCTACAGTGGGGGTATTTCAAGGAATGTGAAACTGGCAGAACTACTGCATATATTGGAAGTTACAGGCAAATTAAATTTTGAATTCAGAGACAGAACTATAATTATTAAATCTTAA
- a CDS encoding SusC/RagA family TonB-linked outer membrane protein produces the protein MQFTAYDVLDSYQVSDAIVKTSRLPLLKGRHSSRFNLRYFIKFMILLLFICSAGAEAKVAGQRLTIVKHNAAMAEVIKEIERQSGYQFFFSDKDLRLAKNVSLEVHNEDLNDVLRKCFAGQDLTYEIVDKTVVIKLKKATVNAAETSLVAADPIKVTGKVTDEKGEALPGATVVIKGTKLAAVTDATGNFTISCNPGAVLSVSFMGYKQSDIVADGRGNLSIRLALNAADLEMVVAYGTAKKALYTGPATQIESSTFDKRPLNNVANALVGAAPGIQTTNSSGAPDAGPGIRLRGYGSYSASSSPLFVVDGVPYDGSISSLDPADIESLSVLKDATTSALYGSRAANGVVMITTKKGNKNKPQLNFSANYGIVRRGLPEYDRVGTNDYYPLMWEAYRNSLQFGADSLPNDIANQIASGTYTRITTGANTGLQSYKNKAYSDISQLLAYNPYNVAGKEIVGIDGKLNPAARLLYPEDLNWSEAAEKGGRSRQNYQLSYSGGSDKSTYYGSFGYTDMEGYLIKSNMKRFNGRLNIDVRPTTWFKTGMNIGGTYIKQNQDNSSGNTGYVNPFFFSRNVGPIYPVHAHDATGAYIIGTDGQPTYDIGLTRPFAAGRNAIYENMLNQVMQNKGLLSGRGFAEISILPYLKFTTNLSTDIENNFQQNYDNNIIGDGAPAGRSDRYTEKTVSYTFNQLLTFTKSFRKHNVSVLAGHENYSLNYAFLEGYKQGQIVDGITELPNFSTINSTTSYVDNQKVESYLSRATYDYEGKYMLSASLRRDGNSRFSPDVRWDNFWSVGAGWNLAREQFFNVYWVDQLKVRGSYGKLGNDAGLGYYAYQAFYNLGRNNGTAPGFVQGTLGSPNLKWETNYNLDMGIDFGFFKNRLTGTIDYFNRNTSGLIFSVPQPLDNGGTTTAVFTVKQNVGNMYNRGWELQLTGQIVKTKDFSYTLTVNGTTLQNKITKMPDNPSSIIDGSKQLSVGHSIYDYYLRHFYGVDPDNGNALYTAQTYNPANPGNTKIITNKTTGAQDTVTSSVSNAKLMYVGQSSIPKLYGSLQHSFTYKGLTLGIVMTYQIGGKIYDGAYASLMSSGSYGNALSTDIFKRWQKPGDITNVPRLDNGRTSDYGAASDRWLTSASYLNINNITLSYVVPRQVLSRITAKGATVYVSGENLHMFSARKGMDVNGAFNGTTANSYTYNRIITMGVNLNF, from the coding sequence ATGCAATTTACTGCTTATGACGTCCTGGATTCATACCAGGTCAGCGATGCTATTGTCAAAACATCCCGATTGCCACTATTAAAAGGCAGACATTCCTCCCGATTTAATCTGCGCTATTTTATCAAATTTATGATTTTGCTGCTGTTCATTTGCAGCGCAGGTGCAGAAGCAAAAGTTGCTGGTCAGCGACTTACCATTGTCAAGCACAATGCAGCGATGGCAGAGGTTATCAAAGAAATTGAACGCCAGTCCGGGTACCAGTTTTTCTTCTCAGACAAAGACCTTCGTCTGGCAAAAAACGTATCCCTGGAGGTACATAATGAAGACCTCAATGATGTACTGCGTAAATGCTTTGCAGGCCAGGACCTTACCTACGAAATCGTAGACAAAACTGTAGTTATCAAGTTGAAAAAAGCGACGGTAAATGCAGCAGAAACTTCTCTAGTGGCTGCTGATCCTATAAAAGTTACCGGTAAGGTAACAGATGAAAAGGGTGAGGCATTGCCTGGCGCTACTGTTGTTATCAAAGGCACCAAATTGGCCGCGGTAACAGATGCAACAGGTAATTTTACCATCAGCTGTAATCCGGGGGCTGTACTCTCTGTTTCCTTCATGGGTTACAAGCAATCTGATATCGTTGCTGATGGAAGGGGCAATCTTAGTATACGCCTGGCTTTAAATGCTGCTGACCTGGAAATGGTTGTAGCCTATGGTACTGCAAAGAAAGCTTTGTATACCGGCCCTGCCACGCAGATTGAAAGCTCAACCTTTGATAAACGTCCGCTGAATAACGTGGCAAATGCACTGGTAGGTGCTGCTCCAGGTATTCAGACAACCAACTCCAGTGGTGCTCCTGATGCGGGTCCTGGTATACGCCTGAGAGGCTACGGCTCCTATTCTGCTTCCTCCTCTCCACTTTTTGTAGTGGATGGTGTGCCTTATGATGGTTCTATCTCTTCTCTCGATCCTGCAGACATCGAATCCTTATCTGTACTTAAAGATGCGACTACCTCCGCATTATATGGCTCCAGAGCAGCTAATGGTGTGGTAATGATCACCACCAAAAAAGGCAATAAAAACAAACCACAGCTTAACTTTTCAGCTAATTATGGTATTGTAAGAAGAGGTTTGCCTGAATATGACCGCGTTGGTACCAACGACTACTACCCTTTAATGTGGGAAGCATACAGAAACAGCCTTCAGTTTGGTGCAGACTCCCTGCCTAATGATATTGCCAACCAAATTGCATCAGGTACCTATACCCGTATCACTACCGGCGCCAACACTGGTTTGCAATCATATAAAAATAAAGCCTATAGCGATATCAGCCAGTTGCTGGCATACAACCCGTATAATGTTGCCGGGAAAGAAATCGTTGGGATAGATGGAAAATTAAATCCTGCTGCCAGACTCCTGTATCCTGAAGACCTGAACTGGTCTGAAGCTGCTGAAAAAGGCGGTCGTAGTAGACAGAATTATCAGCTGTCTTACAGCGGCGGAAGTGATAAATCTACCTATTATGGCTCCTTCGGCTATACTGATATGGAAGGTTATCTGATTAAATCCAACATGAAACGCTTCAACGGCAGATTGAATATAGATGTACGTCCTACTACCTGGTTCAAAACCGGTATGAATATCGGCGGTACTTACATCAAACAGAACCAGGATAACAGCTCTGGTAACACCGGATATGTGAATCCTTTCTTTTTCTCCAGAAACGTTGGGCCTATTTATCCTGTACATGCGCATGATGCAACCGGTGCATATATCATTGGCACTGATGGGCAGCCGACTTATGATATCGGCCTGACCCGTCCTTTTGCTGCCGGCAGAAATGCTATCTACGAAAATATGCTGAACCAGGTAATGCAGAACAAAGGATTGTTAAGTGGCAGAGGCTTTGCAGAGATCTCTATCCTCCCCTACCTGAAATTTACCACCAACCTCAGTACAGATATTGAAAATAACTTCCAGCAGAATTACGATAATAATATTATCGGTGATGGTGCTCCTGCCGGTCGTTCAGACAGATATACCGAAAAAACAGTAAGCTATACTTTCAACCAGTTGCTGACTTTTACTAAGTCTTTCCGCAAGCATAACGTAAGTGTACTCGCCGGCCATGAAAATTACAGCCTGAATTACGCCTTCCTGGAAGGTTACAAACAGGGTCAGATCGTGGATGGTATCACTGAATTACCAAACTTTTCTACCATTAACTCCACTACTTCCTATGTAGATAATCAAAAGGTAGAAAGCTATCTGTCGAGAGCTACCTATGATTACGAAGGAAAATACATGCTGTCCGCATCTCTGCGTCGCGATGGTAACTCCAGATTCAGCCCTGACGTAAGATGGGATAATTTCTGGTCTGTTGGTGCTGGCTGGAACCTCGCACGCGAGCAGTTCTTTAATGTTTACTGGGTTGATCAGCTGAAGGTGAGAGGTTCTTACGGTAAACTGGGTAATGATGCCGGTTTAGGCTACTATGCCTACCAGGCTTTCTATAACCTCGGCAGAAACAATGGTACTGCACCTGGTTTCGTACAGGGAACGTTAGGTAGCCCTAATCTGAAATGGGAAACCAACTACAACCTGGACATGGGTATTGACTTCGGATTCTTCAAGAATCGCCTGACAGGTACCATCGATTACTTCAATCGTAATACATCAGGCCTGATCTTCAGTGTGCCGCAGCCATTGGATAATGGCGGTACTACTACCGCTGTATTCACCGTTAAGCAGAACGTTGGTAATATGTACAACCGCGGATGGGAACTGCAGCTGACTGGCCAGATCGTGAAAACAAAAGATTTCAGCTACACCCTGACCGTGAATGGTACTACCTTGCAGAACAAGATCACCAAAATGCCGGATAACCCATCTTCTATCATTGATGGTTCCAAACAGCTGAGCGTTGGTCATTCTATCTATGATTATTACCTGCGTCACTTCTATGGTGTTGATCCTGATAACGGAAATGCATTATATACTGCACAAACCTACAACCCGGCAAATCCTGGTAATACAAAAATCATTACCAATAAAACAACCGGAGCACAGGATACCGTAACCAGCTCTGTCAGCAACGCTAAACTGATGTATGTTGGTCAGTCCTCCATTCCTAAATTATATGGTAGCCTGCAGCATAGCTTCACCTATAAGGGGCTTACACTTGGCATCGTGATGACTTACCAGATCGGTGGTAAAATCTATGATGGCGCCTATGCATCCCTGATGTCTAGCGGTTCCTATGGTAATGCATTATCTACTGATATATTTAAACGCTGGCAGAAACCTGGTGATATCACCAATGTTCCACGCCTGGACAACGGCCGTACTTCAGACTATGGCGCAGCCAGTGATCGTTGGTTAACAAGTGCTTCTTACCTGAATATCAATAACATCACTTTATCTTATGTTGTTCCTCGTCAGGTACTGTCGCGCATTACTGCTAAAGGAGCAACCGTGTATGTATCAGGTGAAAACCTGCACATGTTCAGTGCAAGAAAAGGTATGGACGTGAATGGCGCCTTCAATGGTACTACTGCCAACAGTTATACCTACAATCGAATCATAACCATGGGTGTAAATCTTAACTTCTAA
- a CDS encoding RagB/SusD family nutrient uptake outer membrane protein encodes MRKIFSLYKGKATYVALSLAALVLASCGKDYLNTNPTNQVATKDAFSTTANAWAAVNGIHRYMYSQFYSQQDQGGQSANMMYNDVMGEDLVMPSAGNGWLNNNYKWISHRIATNSAPYYNYLFYYTIIANANMIIANTDAASGADADKLAIKGEAYAYRGWAYFQMIQLFGVRFDAKGTNDGLGLPIKTKPNSPVVARNTVADVYKQINDDLNTAMVLLKDFKRPNASHLNINVTQGIKARVALTQQNWDSAAYYAKLSRTGFNLMTNAQYTAGFNDYTNPEWIWGVHQQADQTTYFYSFFAYMSCNFGSSNIKTCPKAIFAPLYAKITDTDIRKKLWDSTGKNTSIPAAGTRYPYMNCKFIVADAGSSVADLPIMRVAEMYLIEAEALARNNKFTEAAAALYPLAHQRDAAYVQSVKTGDALVDEIMTQRRVELWGEGFRFTDLKRLNAPLNRNGGNHNASFTGGIMDVPAGDLRWQYVIPQDEINNTNGVVVQNPLN; translated from the coding sequence ATGAGAAAGATATTTTCGCTTTATAAAGGCAAGGCGACATACGTAGCACTGTCATTGGCAGCGCTGGTGTTAGCTTCTTGCGGCAAGGATTATCTGAATACCAATCCAACCAACCAGGTAGCTACCAAAGATGCATTCAGTACTACTGCCAATGCATGGGCTGCTGTAAACGGTATACACCGTTACATGTATTCTCAGTTTTACAGCCAGCAGGATCAGGGCGGACAAAGTGCCAATATGATGTATAATGATGTGATGGGAGAAGATCTGGTGATGCCTTCTGCCGGTAACGGATGGCTTAATAATAACTATAAGTGGATTTCGCACCGCATCGCTACTAACTCTGCGCCTTATTATAACTACCTGTTTTATTATACGATCATTGCGAATGCCAACATGATCATCGCTAACACAGATGCGGCTTCCGGTGCGGATGCAGACAAACTGGCAATTAAAGGAGAAGCTTATGCCTACAGAGGCTGGGCATACTTCCAGATGATCCAGCTGTTTGGTGTACGTTTCGATGCCAAAGGTACAAACGATGGATTGGGTCTGCCTATCAAGACTAAACCGAATTCCCCTGTGGTAGCACGTAATACCGTTGCAGATGTGTATAAGCAAATCAATGATGACCTGAACACGGCTATGGTATTGCTGAAAGATTTCAAACGTCCGAACGCGTCTCACCTGAACATTAACGTAACACAGGGTATCAAAGCCAGAGTGGCGCTGACACAACAAAACTGGGATTCTGCTGCCTATTATGCAAAGCTTTCCAGAACTGGTTTCAACCTGATGACGAATGCGCAGTATACCGCCGGGTTTAACGATTATACCAATCCTGAATGGATCTGGGGCGTACACCAGCAGGCAGATCAAACGACTTACTTCTACTCTTTCTTTGCGTATATGTCCTGCAATTTCGGGTCATCTAACATCAAAACCTGTCCTAAAGCGATTTTTGCTCCTTTGTATGCAAAAATTACGGACACGGATATACGTAAAAAACTCTGGGATTCTACCGGTAAGAATACTTCTATACCTGCGGCTGGTACGAGATATCCGTATATGAACTGCAAGTTCATTGTGGCGGATGCTGGAAGTAGTGTGGCAGATTTACCAATTATGCGTGTAGCTGAGATGTACCTGATCGAAGCAGAAGCGCTGGCAAGAAATAATAAATTCACAGAAGCTGCTGCTGCGCTATATCCGCTGGCTCATCAGCGTGATGCTGCCTATGTTCAGAGTGTTAAAACCGGAGATGCCCTGGTGGATGAAATCATGACCCAGCGTCGTGTGGAGTTATGGGGAGAAGGTTTCCGCTTTACAGATCTGAAACGCCTGAATGCACCATTAAACAGAAATGGTGGTAACCACAATGCAAGCTTTACTGGTGGTATAATGGACGTTCCTGCCGGAGATTTAAGATGGCAGTATGTTATTCCACAGGATGAGATTAATAATACTAACGGAGTGGTAGTTCAGAACCCACTCAACTAA
- a CDS encoding nuclear transport factor 2 family protein: MAVTENNSVQEYKAIVSVLENYVEGLRTGNIERLKKSFHQDAIMYGYWEEYFIEGGISNLYDSVEKHGAAPHFSTHIDILDKTENTALARIRYERNAADKDGVDYHSLIKVKGEWKVISKLFQISVKQY, from the coding sequence ATGGCAGTAACAGAAAACAATAGCGTTCAGGAGTATAAAGCAATAGTATCCGTTCTGGAAAATTATGTGGAAGGGTTAAGAACAGGCAACATAGAGCGACTCAAAAAATCCTTTCATCAGGATGCCATTATGTATGGCTATTGGGAAGAATATTTTATTGAAGGCGGCATCTCAAATCTTTATGATTCCGTAGAAAAACATGGAGCCGCGCCACATTTCAGCACCCATATTGACATCCTGGACAAAACGGAAAACACGGCCCTCGCCCGTATAAGATATGAAAGAAATGCTGCAGATAAAGACGGCGTGGATTATCATTCATTAATTAAAGTGAAGGGCGAATGGAAAGTGATTTCCAAATTATTTCAGATATCGGTAAAGCAGTATTAG
- a CDS encoding AraC family transcriptional regulator yields MQKTIQIPTRLEDSIDAKNSLALDEVPVIEQCIQNTDEKGVLHIEEHALLLILEGSISLSAGEQALTVYKNELTLLKKGTVLKYEKKGDQQKDNIYHEMVVILKDNLIKSFAAAAEKITPKEANGKVRAGVHTMTECLITFTDSLRPYFNHSPEVYAGQLRLKLTEMLYHLGIGNSSLFHELMQLRQPVQTEIREVVAQNLTSPVSLTELAHLSGRSLSSFKRDFLHIYNQSPATWIRNKRLEKAKEMLETTQLSVSDICFSLGFENLSHFSRIFKDYHGQKPSFYREGLK; encoded by the coding sequence ATGCAAAAAACCATTCAAATACCTACCCGGTTGGAAGATAGTATTGATGCTAAAAACAGTCTTGCTCTTGACGAGGTTCCAGTAATAGAACAATGTATTCAAAATACGGATGAGAAAGGTGTACTGCATATCGAAGAACATGCATTGCTGCTTATTTTGGAGGGCAGCATTTCTCTTTCCGCCGGTGAACAGGCACTTACAGTCTATAAAAATGAATTGACGCTTCTGAAAAAAGGAACCGTTCTGAAATACGAGAAAAAAGGGGATCAGCAAAAGGACAATATCTATCATGAAATGGTGGTGATTTTGAAAGACAATCTCATAAAATCCTTCGCTGCTGCCGCTGAAAAAATAACCCCCAAAGAAGCTAATGGAAAAGTCAGAGCGGGTGTACACACAATGACCGAATGCCTGATTACTTTTACAGACTCACTCCGTCCGTATTTCAATCATAGCCCGGAAGTATATGCCGGACAGCTACGCCTGAAATTAACAGAAATGCTGTACCATTTGGGGATTGGAAACAGTAGTTTATTTCATGAATTAATGCAGCTTCGTCAGCCAGTGCAAACTGAAATCCGGGAGGTAGTAGCGCAAAATCTGACTTCACCTGTCTCCCTTACAGAACTTGCCCATTTATCAGGCAGAAGCCTTTCCAGCTTTAAAAGGGATTTTTTACATATCTACAATCAGTCACCGGCGACATGGATACGTAATAAACGTTTGGAGAAAGCTAAAGAAATGCTGGAAACAACCCAACTATCAGTATCGGACATTTGCTTCTCCCTGGGTTTTGAAAATCTTTCCCATTTTTCAAGAATATTTAAAGACTATCACGGCCAAAAACCTTCTTTTTATAGAGAAGGACTAAAATGA
- a CDS encoding TIM-barrel domain-containing protein yields the protein MYKVNMNKSGIRLTVALLLLSIYAKAQSPVSVPGNVKQVTVSGQQVKISTDNAFAEITVYSPDVVRVRLDKKPLKADFSYAVIAKPASSKINITQNAQEIHITTDSLQVSIGKTPFAITFLTPDGKVINEDEKGLTTSWVSDQVTTYKKLQEGERFVGLGEKTGNLDRKGEAYTNWNSDVFGYAVNKDPLYTTIPFYMGIHHQLNYGIFFDNSFQSDFNFGASNNRFSSFGARGGEMNYYFIYHQHLNDIIKSYADLTGYMPLPPLWSLGYQQNRYSYYPETEVMRIAQTLREKKVPADGITLDIHYMDAYKLFTWNKDRFPDPATMTAKLKAMGLHTTVIVDPGIKVENGYHAYESGKAADIFIKYPDGQYYTGQVWPGWCHFPDFTSQKGRTWWQNELKTYMRQGVSGIWNDMNEIATWGQKMPDNVLFSFEGHPVSHMEAHNVYGLTMARASYEGARAEMKERPFVLTRAAYAGSQRYAALWTGDNRAEEDHMLLGVRLLSSLGLSGYAFTGMDAGGFTGNATVGLYTRWMQIAAFIPYFRNHTQVNTKSAEPWAFGEESLEITRNYINLRYHLLPYLYSKMYEASKTAMPVVRSLAIDNTYDPLVYDQQYQNQYLFGDAFLIAPFESTASFGKIYFPEGKWYNMYTDAVTAGKKEDITAINIKTLPVYIKGGSIVPMQSLVQHTGEMPSDTLQLHVYQGDQAHVFTYYEDDGSGYDYEKGGYYSREISYTGSGRKLTLAKASGNYNTKFHYIRFILHGFEDKQQLTVDGKTIGVTATSYSFLSPISRFDPQGTFVPADSCKVQQFTIANSNQLINVDL from the coding sequence ATGTATAAAGTCAACATGAATAAAAGTGGTATTCGTTTAACAGTAGCGTTGCTGCTGTTGAGCATATACGCAAAGGCACAATCGCCGGTCAGCGTGCCAGGAAATGTAAAACAGGTAACTGTTAGTGGCCAGCAGGTGAAAATCAGTACAGATAATGCTTTTGCGGAGATTACAGTTTATAGTCCGGATGTAGTAAGAGTCAGGTTAGATAAAAAACCACTGAAGGCCGATTTCTCCTATGCTGTTATCGCAAAGCCTGCATCTTCCAAAATAAATATCACCCAGAACGCACAGGAAATTCATATCACTACAGATTCATTACAGGTGAGTATCGGGAAAACTCCTTTCGCCATCACCTTCCTTACACCTGACGGTAAAGTGATTAATGAAGACGAAAAAGGTTTGACGACCTCCTGGGTCAGTGATCAGGTGACTACCTATAAAAAATTACAGGAAGGAGAGCGGTTTGTAGGGCTAGGAGAGAAGACCGGCAACCTGGATCGTAAAGGTGAAGCCTATACGAACTGGAACTCCGATGTATTTGGCTATGCCGTCAACAAAGACCCCTTGTATACTACCATTCCCTTCTATATGGGAATACACCATCAGCTCAATTACGGGATTTTCTTCGACAACAGCTTCCAGAGCGACTTCAACTTCGGCGCCAGCAATAACAGGTTTTCTTCCTTCGGCGCCAGAGGCGGGGAGATGAACTACTATTTTATCTATCATCAACATCTCAACGACATTATTAAATCCTATGCTGACCTCACAGGCTACATGCCATTACCTCCGTTGTGGAGCCTGGGATACCAGCAAAACAGATATAGCTACTATCCGGAAACGGAAGTAATGCGGATCGCACAAACGCTCCGCGAAAAGAAAGTACCGGCCGATGGCATCACCCTCGACATCCATTATATGGATGCCTACAAACTTTTCACCTGGAATAAAGACAGATTCCCGGATCCCGCAACAATGACGGCGAAACTCAAAGCAATGGGGTTACATACCACCGTTATTGTGGATCCGGGAATCAAGGTGGAAAACGGCTACCATGCCTACGAAAGCGGTAAGGCCGCCGACATCTTCATAAAATATCCTGACGGACAATATTACACCGGACAAGTATGGCCGGGATGGTGTCATTTCCCTGATTTCACCAGTCAGAAAGGACGCACCTGGTGGCAGAATGAATTAAAAACGTATATGCGGCAGGGGGTGAGCGGCATCTGGAATGACATGAATGAAATAGCCACCTGGGGGCAGAAAATGCCTGACAATGTGCTCTTTAGCTTCGAAGGTCATCCGGTATCACATATGGAAGCGCATAACGTATATGGGTTAACGATGGCCCGCGCCAGTTATGAAGGTGCAAGGGCAGAAATGAAGGAGCGTCCGTTTGTACTGACCAGGGCCGCCTATGCCGGTTCTCAGCGCTACGCCGCCTTATGGACAGGCGACAACAGGGCGGAAGAAGATCATATGCTGCTGGGAGTAAGGTTGTTGAGTAGTCTGGGCCTGAGTGGTTACGCCTTTACCGGCATGGATGCCGGCGGGTTCACCGGCAACGCTACTGTTGGGCTATACACCCGCTGGATGCAGATAGCCGCCTTCATTCCTTATTTCCGCAATCATACGCAGGTGAATACCAAATCTGCCGAGCCATGGGCTTTCGGTGAAGAGTCGCTGGAAATCACCCGTAATTATATTAATCTACGCTATCATCTGCTCCCATACCTCTACAGTAAAATGTATGAAGCCAGCAAAACAGCCATGCCAGTGGTTCGTAGCCTGGCAATAGATAACACCTACGATCCGCTGGTATATGATCAGCAGTACCAGAATCAATATTTATTTGGAGATGCCTTCCTGATCGCTCCTTTTGAGAGTACCGCCAGTTTTGGTAAGATTTATTTTCCGGAAGGGAAATGGTATAATATGTATACCGATGCAGTAACTGCAGGAAAAAAGGAAGACATCACCGCAATCAATATTAAGACCTTACCCGTATATATCAAAGGGGGCAGTATAGTGCCGATGCAGTCGCTGGTTCAGCATACCGGAGAAATGCCTTCAGATACATTACAACTGCATGTATACCAGGGAGATCAGGCCCATGTATTTACTTATTATGAAGATGATGGAAGCGGGTACGATTACGAAAAAGGGGGGTATTACAGCAGAGAAATTTCCTATACCGGCTCCGGTAGAAAATTAACACTGGCCAAAGCATCCGGCAACTACAACACTAAATTCCATTATATCAGGTTTATCCTGCACGGTTTTGAAGATAAGCAACAGCTAACTGTCGATGGCAAAACAATAGGCGTTACTGCAACGTCCTATTCGTTCCTGTCGCCAATATCCAGATTTGATCCACAAGGAACATTTGTTCCGGCAGACAGCTGTAAGGTACAGCAGTTTACTATTGCCAATTCCAATCAGCTTATTAACGTGGATTTATAA